The following are from one region of the Leptospira terpstrae serovar Hualin str. LT 11-33 = ATCC 700639 genome:
- a CDS encoding cell division protein FtsQ/DivIB translates to MVDTPPEIKEKRFGRVVPILLVLVGLLALGLVFRWGRPVKPVVRVEWEGLVALSPPEVLSYLGVDPKAPNIGDWKDWEKRLANHPRIRKVRITRDPDGFLIINLQEKVAEFVIHVGNSLYEVDEDLEIISRDRVLADHLIVISGQFTVGEQKLEGRQIFDITKEMRHALSLYPALKSRISELAVERDGNYTLYLKSPNPIKVYLGDKLELNVFRKLYASLAYMEAESVKVVSIDLRGEDAVYH, encoded by the coding sequence ATGGTTGACACCCCCCCAGAAATCAAAGAAAAACGATTTGGGCGTGTGGTTCCGATCCTTTTGGTCTTAGTGGGTCTTTTGGCTCTAGGACTTGTCTTTCGATGGGGTCGACCCGTGAAACCAGTGGTTCGTGTGGAATGGGAAGGTCTTGTAGCTCTCTCCCCACCTGAGGTTTTGTCGTATCTAGGAGTGGATCCAAAAGCCCCAAACATTGGGGATTGGAAGGATTGGGAGAAGCGACTGGCAAATCATCCGAGGATTCGGAAGGTTAGAATCACTCGTGATCCCGATGGATTTTTGATTATCAACTTACAGGAGAAAGTCGCCGAATTTGTCATACATGTAGGAAATTCCCTGTATGAAGTGGATGAAGATCTGGAAATAATATCCAGAGATCGAGTGTTAGCTGATCACTTAATAGTGATTAGTGGGCAGTTCACCGTTGGGGAACAGAAACTAGAAGGCAGACAAATTTTTGATATCACCAAAGAAATGCGACATGCTCTTTCCTTATACCCTGCACTCAAATCAAGAATCTCAGAACTTGCCGTCGAACGTGATGGAAATTATACATTGTATTTAAAATCACCGAACCCCATAAAAGTATACTTAGGTGATAAGTTAGAATTGAACGTGTTTCGCAAATTGTATGCATCCTTGGCATATATGGAAGCAGAATCTGTAAAAGTTGTTTCCATAGATTTAAGAGGAGAGGACGCCGTTTACCATTAA
- a CDS encoding LIC_10421 family protein, which translates to MKTTKIIATGILAMGLATANLYALDTNERLELLESAMIEQATTPAQKSAVSEYLANIAKEKVEMAQALRDRAGSTRGGKALSQMNEKKELLRRAEALEKEAKKYQTISMDLSQGSMRVAQN; encoded by the coding sequence ATGAAAACAACAAAGATTATCGCAACAGGGATCTTGGCTATGGGACTTGCAACAGCAAATCTTTACGCTTTAGATACAAACGAAAGATTAGAGCTTTTGGAGTCTGCTATGATTGAACAAGCAACCACTCCGGCGCAAAAATCTGCAGTTTCGGAATACCTAGCGAACATCGCAAAAGAAAAAGTAGAGATGGCTCAGGCACTTCGTGACAGAGCAGGATCTACTCGAGGTGGTAAGGCTCTTAGCCAAATGAACGAGAAGAAAGAACTTCTTCGCCGTGCTGAGGCTCTTGAAAAAGAAGCCAAAAAATACCAAACTATCTCTATGGACCTAAGCCAAGGTTCTATGAGGGTAGCACAAAACTAA
- a CDS encoding caspase family protein codes for MFSFRNIFVCILSAYLIGLPVFGQNRYALFIGTNYKGNTAKIPELNLCEADANFLKEKIQKKGNFKDIKVLLGSMVTRDNVKNAISQLGKVVGKEDSVFLYFSGHGMYMKDAKAKNGMRNYLICYDRPHISDEELNEFLTDIKSQKTVLVMDCCYSGGIAKKGKNTRGAAEIPIAQGNDGVVRQNAEDYFFQDKAVISSSDDDQTSIEVGGTINHGIFTYNFGNALEKGDLNKDSVVTALEAFFVAKEETVKMARQFNHEQTPQVSGNAAGIFLSGSPKPQTPPPKPPNVVINVPITPVENTTPPNNNTTTPPVTPEPEPTPANETTVVIPPIVEVEPPAPPSVTTGSILIRTSIIKDKSYGGAATKSPYDLLNKQGKLKSTPPEDKVRTIKVLVDDQEYTSQVTTEKSKIWGSVTKNGTLIQGDIYNVKIDNLPAGVHQIEIRADKYPIYKTATAVLPKQTVTVDAINSMDGFGAIRGRVFYKTLDNPIEKHPIYMPTVVSTNQIFKVTTDKDGYFWFTNLKPGKYEIRASFMEEMKLENSEIHVKPGEVTNVDIILNKKLSYTKTKY; via the coding sequence ATGTTTTCGTTTCGAAACATATTTGTTTGTATTCTATCAGCCTATCTCATCGGTTTACCGGTGTTCGGGCAGAACCGTTATGCGTTGTTCATTGGAACTAACTACAAAGGTAACACAGCCAAAATCCCTGAGTTGAATCTCTGTGAAGCAGACGCAAACTTCCTAAAAGAAAAAATCCAAAAGAAAGGAAACTTCAAGGATATCAAAGTCCTGTTAGGTTCCATGGTCACTCGCGACAATGTAAAGAACGCGATTTCCCAATTGGGTAAAGTTGTGGGAAAAGAGGACTCAGTATTTTTATACTTCTCTGGCCACGGAATGTATATGAAAGATGCGAAGGCAAAAAACGGAATGCGTAACTACCTCATTTGTTACGATCGCCCTCATATCTCCGATGAAGAATTAAACGAATTTTTAACAGATATCAAATCCCAAAAGACAGTTCTCGTCATGGATTGTTGTTATTCGGGAGGGATTGCCAAAAAAGGAAAAAATACCCGAGGGGCAGCCGAAATTCCGATCGCCCAAGGAAATGATGGGGTAGTCCGCCAAAACGCAGAAGATTACTTTTTCCAAGACAAAGCTGTCATTTCCTCCTCGGATGATGACCAAACTTCCATCGAAGTGGGGGGAACGATCAACCATGGGATCTTCACTTATAACTTTGGAAATGCTCTAGAAAAAGGGGATTTAAACAAGGACAGTGTGGTAACAGCCCTCGAAGCCTTCTTTGTTGCCAAAGAAGAAACGGTAAAGATGGCTCGCCAGTTCAACCACGAACAGACCCCACAAGTTTCTGGGAATGCGGCAGGGATCTTTTTATCAGGTTCGCCAAAACCACAAACTCCTCCACCAAAACCTCCCAACGTAGTCATCAACGTTCCCATCACACCGGTGGAAAATACAACTCCGCCGAACAATAATACAACGACACCTCCTGTAACACCAGAACCGGAACCAACACCGGCCAATGAAACGACTGTGGTCATTCCGCCGATCGTGGAAGTGGAACCACCGGCACCTCCTTCTGTCACAACAGGAAGTATCCTCATCCGAACTTCCATCATCAAAGACAAATCTTACGGGGGAGCCGCAACCAAGTCACCTTACGACCTTCTCAACAAACAGGGAAAATTAAAATCAACACCGCCAGAAGACAAAGTGCGTACGATCAAAGTCCTTGTGGATGATCAGGAATACACATCCCAAGTCACTACGGAGAAATCGAAAATCTGGGGATCTGTGACTAAAAACGGAACCTTAATTCAGGGAGATATCTACAATGTGAAGATTGACAACCTCCCTGCCGGAGTACACCAAATTGAAATCCGTGCGGACAAGTATCCTATTTACAAGACCGCTACAGCAGTACTTCCGAAACAGACTGTGACTGTGGATGCGATCAATTCCATGGATGGATTTGGAGCGATTCGGGGCCGAGTGTTCTACAAAACCTTGGACAACCCCATCGAAAAACACCCCATCTACATGCCCACTGTGGTCTCGACAAACCAAATCTTCAAAGTCACAACCGACAAAGATGGATACTTTTGGTTTACCAACTTAAAACCGGGCAAATACGAAATCCGAGCTAGTTTCATGGAAGAAATGAAATTGGAAAATTCGGAAATCCATGTGAAGCCGGGAGAAGTGACCAATGTGGACATCATCCTCAATAAAAAATTGAGTTATACCAAAACCAAATACTGA
- a CDS encoding MBOAT family O-acyltransferase, translated as MLFNTFVFLIFFLFVYAVFLGFGWFAGKQKWAYRAQNLWLLLASYFFYGWWEWFFLILILISTIIDYCAAIFIEGTENKTRRRLYLSVSIIANLGLLFTMKYYDFFAVNLIDSWNQLALWLGSSAATDSHTYLLRNIILPVGISFYTFQTMSYTIDVFRKQIKAERDFFDFALFVNYFPQLVAGPIERAEDLLPQLKKPKFPTLDGVQKGLYDILLGYFMKVYVADNLATYVDQVFLAGKSLYTQNPDIIQAMDGSQVFAGGFLFLTQIYCDFAGYSFIALGVSRLLGVTLTVNFETPEFSKTPTEFWNRWHVTLNRWFRDYIYISLGGSKYGKFAQYRNLFIIFFLSGLWHGANWTFITWGCLQGVYTIIYLVAFAKKKENQKELEEVTKPSLLEKLFSILSGTFSRILIYSLVAFSAVGFRSYDAHMMFLYMKKFLSVWTWDLNPNNNIKDIVGLFGEYFKIFIPLLIIDGITYFKKERYWVFVSHPAIQVFVLFFMGFLILTRGIFGKEVIYFAF; from the coding sequence ATGCTTTTTAATACCTTTGTCTTTTTAATCTTCTTTCTTTTTGTGTATGCGGTCTTTTTGGGATTCGGATGGTTCGCTGGTAAACAGAAATGGGCCTACCGCGCACAAAACCTTTGGTTGTTACTCGCCTCCTATTTTTTTTATGGATGGTGGGAGTGGTTTTTTCTCATCCTCATTCTGATTAGTACCATCATCGATTATTGTGCTGCCATCTTTATTGAAGGAACAGAAAACAAAACTCGTCGTCGTCTCTATCTATCAGTTTCGATTATAGCTAACTTGGGCCTACTCTTTACCATGAAGTACTACGATTTTTTCGCAGTAAACCTCATTGACTCTTGGAACCAATTGGCTTTGTGGCTCGGTTCTTCTGCGGCAACTGATTCCCATACTTATTTATTACGAAATATCATCCTGCCTGTAGGAATTAGTTTTTATACCTTCCAAACCATGTCGTACACCATTGATGTGTTCCGAAAACAAATCAAAGCAGAGCGCGACTTTTTTGATTTTGCATTATTTGTGAATTACTTTCCACAGCTTGTGGCAGGTCCCATTGAACGTGCAGAGGACCTTCTTCCTCAATTGAAAAAACCAAAATTCCCAACTCTCGATGGAGTGCAGAAAGGATTGTATGACATCCTTCTTGGTTACTTTATGAAGGTCTATGTAGCAGATAACCTCGCCACATATGTAGACCAAGTATTCCTTGCAGGAAAGTCTTTATACACTCAAAATCCTGATATCATCCAAGCCATGGACGGCTCCCAAGTTTTTGCCGGTGGATTTTTGTTCTTAACGCAGATTTACTGCGACTTTGCTGGTTATTCATTTATCGCCTTGGGAGTGTCACGACTTCTTGGTGTCACTCTCACAGTAAACTTTGAAACACCAGAATTTTCCAAAACTCCAACTGAGTTTTGGAACCGATGGCATGTAACACTGAATCGGTGGTTTCGGGATTATATTTATATCTCTCTCGGAGGAAGTAAATACGGAAAGTTTGCCCAGTATAGAAACTTATTTATTATCTTTTTTCTATCAGGACTTTGGCACGGAGCCAATTGGACCTTTATTACCTGGGGTTGTTTGCAAGGTGTTTACACAATCATCTATCTAGTTGCCTTTGCTAAAAAGAAAGAAAACCAAAAAGAGTTGGAGGAGGTCACAAAACCTTCGTTACTGGAAAAACTCTTCAGTATTCTTTCGGGAACCTTTAGTCGTATCTTAATTTATTCACTTGTTGCTTTTAGTGCTGTGGGTTTTCGATCTTACGATGCTCATATGATGTTTTTGTACATGAAAAAATTCTTATCCGTTTGGACTTGGGATTTGAATCCAAACAATAATATAAAAGATATAGTTGGGCTTTTTGGTGAGTACTTTAAAATCTTTATACCACTCCTTATCATTGATGGAATCACATATTTCAAAAAAGAAAGGTATTGGGTTTTTGTTTCTCATCCGGCCATCCAAGTTTTTGTTTTGTTTTTTATGGGATTTCTCATCTTAACTCGCGGGATTTTTGGAAAGGAGGTAATCTACTTTGCGTTCTAA